In Pristis pectinata isolate sPriPec2 chromosome 7, sPriPec2.1.pri, whole genome shotgun sequence, the sequence tttctttaaaaaaagaaccGTCTATAACCACTTAGTTGCAGGGTTGGCGGGCTTCCTTGAGAGGCATAATACAGAAATATTTATAGGACGTCTGGGGAATTGGTGCCATGGTTTAACTGTAATCTCCCTAAAGGTTTATCTTACCTCAGAAATGcgatatatataatatatatatatttagcgGAGAAGGGAAGGCAGAGAACAGCATTACAAAGTCTTCGGTTCCTATTGAAGCAATACCCTTGAAGTTCTTCATGTCACCCAAGTATAGCCTGACTTAGTGTTCGCATCACCTGCTGTCGGTCATGCAGTTTTAGGATAGAGCTTTAGCCAATTTGTAACTATAGTAACTGCCCACCTACTCACCTCTTATTGCATTTGGGGTTTTTAGCAGAATAATTTGACACttccctttatttaaaaaaaatgattccaGTGTCCAGCTTAGCTAAACTAGGAGATCCATCTTGGAACTCTTCGTATGTTATCTAGAACATTTGTTTTTATAATtgaactgttttaaaaataaaatatataattttcaaTTGTTTCTTTGCTTTTTTAATCTTTCAGGCTTcaatattattttactttatgctTTGTGGTGTATACACAGTGTATGAGAAGTAAATAGCAGTACTGAATGACTGGCTTTCAGTCTGTTAGCATTGATAATCACTGTGTACTCATTCACCACAAATCTGCCTTTTATTAAAATGCTTCGCAAATCAAATTTCAAAATTAGGGAACTCGTATCCTGCACTTTTGTCACGGAGCACCTTTATTTTCTAAAAGTACCAATGGATGATATCTGACACAATGGAATCTTCCAGGAGCGTAAAAGCAAGATTAGGTCTTTTGAGCCTGTTCTGTTGTTCAGTTTGTTTGTGGCTCATCTGTGACCTAACACTATATACATCCTTTTCCCACATCCTTTATTACCTTTTTATTattaatctatcaatctcaaATTAAAAATTTACAATTGACCGAGCATCAGTTCCAGTTTGTGGGAGACATTTCCAGAATTCTACCAATGACTGCGTGTTGGTGTTTTTTAACTTCACACCTAAAAGGCCTGGCTCTAATCATTAGACAATGCTCCTGTTGCTAGATTCTTCAGacagtggaaatagtttctcacTATATTCCTCATCAATTCCTTGAACGTATGCTGGAAATAAGCTAAAGGATACATAGTTCAATGTAGAATTCCCTCTATAGTCAAAGTACCACATTTAGGGACAAGAAATCAGGAAAGGACTTGGAAATGAATTAACTTGAAAACTCTAATAATATCCTTTACAATaaacagtgatgtcttgaaaaTGAGATTTTGAGTAAGCTCCCTAACCATTCCATCATACACTGGAAAATATAATTCAGTAATTATGGAGAGAGCGACTTGGAGAACAgtatgaaaatattaaatatttttacatGTGCTATTATGCAAACTAAACAATGTATGTTATAAAATTACATAAGAAACCCTAGTTTTTAATATATCAGTAATATTAGAATGTATTCaaatttatacattttaaaactgaataaTTAAATCTGGACTAACAGTTCCAGATTGCCAGTGCCCCCATCAAAAGTATGAACGATGAATTTGAAAttactggaaattggaaataaaatttagaagatgctggaaacgcaCAACAGatcagacaccatctgtggaCAGAGCAACACAGCCGAGATAAAAGTGGACTGGAATCAGGCAGAACAGTAGCAAATTGAACATAATTCAGTGAAGTTGAGATTCTGCATTTCGGAGGTTCAACACAAATatgcaataaatgggaggattttGAGAGATGTGGAGGAACAGGCAGATTATGAAAtatatatccacagatccttaaaggtatcAGGACAGGTCAAAGAGATAGTTAAAAAAGCATGTGATGTTTTTATTAGCTGGAACACATAATTTAAAAGTAAGGAGATTATCTTAGAATTGCAGATAATATTAGACCACAGTTTGAGAACTCTGTACCATCATAATCACCACATTGCTGCTGGGATGTCAGTACACTGGGGAGGATCAGAAGAGATATATAAGGGTATTGCCAACTTTGGAAAGTTTTAGCCAAGAGGAAAGATTGGCTAGTTGGGtctttggagcacaggaggctgacaTGCCTAAAtagaaaggacctatttcccttctcATAGGGATTGAAAATCAGGGGGCATTGATTTGAagaggttgagagaagggcaagaGGTGATCTCTGCTCGGCTGGAATAGTCGAGATTAAGTACCATAGTGAAGCTGGTGTAATGCAAAATAGTGACTTTGCAATGCCTTGCTCCAATTAACCACCCTCTTGCAAACAAACTAATGCTTTTATGATATGCAGAACATCAGTTTTAATTGAAGAATACAAGAAATTACCATATTGAAAGAAGCCTTATGTAAGATATTACATAACATCTTTAATTTAGCCCACTTGAAgtgaaactgaaaatgttgataAATTGCAGTGGTTAGATTTTCTCACTACTCCTATAATATTGACCTCTCTCCAAGattattttaatccatttaaaTGGTGTGGACAATAGCAGCTGAACCGACTGGGAAAATTTAACTATTAATTGCAAGACATCAAGACATAAAATTCTATTCATGGATTATTTGTCATTCAATTGCACTAAGGTGCATTAAGGAAAGAAGCAATAAATCATTTGAACGTCGCTGATGGCATGAAGTGTCAGCAGAATATTGATATTCCATGCTTAAACTAGCTGTCAGACATCCATTTTGATTATGAATTAGGTATACTGAGGAGATATTGCATGGTTTAAATGGAAAGGTAGGCTTTGTGAGATCACTGAAGTGTTGGCATTCTTTGAGTTTTGTTGTAATACATTGTCCTCATCTATCTATGAATGAAAAATATGCCTGATTTCATTAAAATGTGTACAGATCGCCCCTGTGATTTTAATGTTCTGCGATTGAACAGTGCCTAGCAGCATGGTCTGATGTCTGCCACAACCCGTGTTTTCAGGTCTTAAGATTTTGTGTGGATATGTTAACAAGAATGTTAGATTCCTCTTTTACGTAATTATTCAAAGTGATGTAAGTTGTTGCTGAAAATAGAAACTTTAGAAATGCCGATTACATGGATTTGAAAAACTTAAACTGTAGTTGAGATCTTGATTATGCAATTGTTCTATAAATACTCCCAAAACATAATTTGATGTTCTTTTAATGTCTCCTAGATCTTCATGTTGTATAACACTTGCGATTTAACTATTTATGTTATAaagcacagtttaaaaaaaacatgaaagttatttattttttttcattgtgcTTTTAGCATGTAATTAGGTGATATGCATTGTGATGAAAGTCCTTGCAATGCTGCAGCTTTCTGTGGCAAGAAGGCACAGATCAATTTTCAGCAATGCTTTTCCCAACTTATTTCCTATACTGTCCCTTTCTTAAGTGTCTTTTGGCCATTTTCTGTTAAGTACTGCACtcagtattttaaatgtttccattaAATAAACTCTTAGCCCCTATTAAACAATGAAACTGAATCTCATGCAGCTGGTCAGGCTTAAACTTCAATTAGATGATATATTTCTTTGTGTCACCTTCGGTATATTTGTGGTTTTGTTCTAATCAAGGAAAGAAACCTTTTAGTTGAATATGCTGTTTTAAAGCCATCTCCTGTTGCTTTGAATCTGGTATTTCACCACCATTATCTTGCTATGTTTCTACCAGTAAATTTGAAATTGTGTATTAGATTAGAAATGATTTATCATCCAGTTTATTAGAGTATTTGAATGGTGAATACTCAGATTATTGTTAATTGCTGGATTTTGACAATTGCTGATGCTTTTCAGTATTTTGATGGTAGTGTCTTTTATATTATCACAGCAAATGCATCAGCTATTATAACTCACTGTTGCTTGTTTTACATAAACATTTGCATTCtgtaattatagagtcatagagcatggaaataggttcTTGGGCCCAATGAGTTGGTGTCAACCACTGAGGactgatttacactaatccagttttagtctgcccacattccctttgtcctcagattctactactcatgtACATACTTGGGTCAATTtacacagccaattaacctaccagcctgcaagTCTTTGAGTTTAGGGTTATATTGAAAGCAATGAAATGTAACTAATGTGCATTCAACAGTGAGGAGagtaaaatataaattttattaCACATGTTGGAAACAGTTTGCAGTTGATATGAGTTTCAAGTTAGaatgttggaaaattcagtgtggTTTATGGTTAGGTCATTGTAGCCTTTTGGGAAAGTTGATAAATATTCCTTGTATTGGGATTTGTTTAACTATTTACAGTGTGTGTATATATCAAAATTTATGTGACATCTGTTTGTTTAACAAGAGTTATATCTGTTTTTAAGATGAAAATATGCTCAGAAGAAGGTATCCTTTAGAAATAATAGTAGAAGGCTGAATTCCAGAAATAAATTGGCTGGCCATTAATTGAAGTTTTCTGTTCATTGTCAATGTCAACATgatgaaatataattttatttggtCATTTTGAGCTGTGAATTTAGACTTCAGTTAGTTATAGCAAATAATGTTTCCTGTTTTGCAAAATTTTAGCAATAATATGAATACTTTGAGCAGATGGGTTGACATTTTTTTCCATCGAAATTTAAGTGGCAAGCATTATGTTTGGATTTGCAAATGCGTTAAGCTAAACTTCTGTACACTATTAACATGGCACTAGTTTTAGGCACCATACACTTGGAAATaggtgaaggctttggaaagggtacagaactGTGGAACTCGAATGGTTGCAGGGAAGAGGGGTTATAGTTACACCAAAGAAATTGGAGTTCTGCTTAGAGCAAAGAAGGCTCAAGGAGAATTGGGAGCTGTACTTAAGTTACCAAAGGTGTTGGAGTAAATGGCTTAGGGGTGGATGACAAGAgtacacagatttagggtgattAGCAAATTTTTGTTTTTGGATTTTGAAGGGTGTTCAGACAGAAATGTTATTTGATCATGTGGCTGATAGCATCCTTGTTTTAGTACCTTACCTGAATGATATATCTTGAAGTACTTTGTTGCCAAAGGACGTGTGAGAAGATTTGGATATTAACGTTCACACTGCTGGTGTtcaaaactttattttaattctttgtttgaagattttgtttaatttaagtAATACCGGTTACATTACTGACTAGCATTTTCTACTGTGTGTGCACAAACATGTGATTAGTATAAATCTGTGGACAATAGCTGTACATTCTTAAAGCAAAGTGCATGGTTGGCTTTGTAAAATATAGTGCCAAGGCATCTTTGCAAGTGAAAACCAAACACGTTTCTACTTAATTCATTTTAAGGGTGTTTGGGTTGGCGGTGGGGGTTCTACTATCTGTTAaaccaaacaaaaatcaaaatctaATTGTATGTTATAAATAATTTTGTTGCCTTGTATACTCCACAGTAACTTGGATCCATATTATTACTTTATCAAATTTAGTAAGTACCTACAATCTTTTGGTCTTTTGTCCAGTAGTTGTCTAGATACTTTCCATTCATCCAAAGTGAGTGGAAATACAGCACATGCTTATAGGTTAGCCTGCAGTCAGGGGCAGATATCCAAGGCAAAGATTTCAGAACATGAAAGCATGAtacagtcatttataaaaaaaaatcagtgttgaaCGATACAATGTTCAAAACCCCTAACTGTAACAGATTGATGATGGGTCTTTAACACAATTTTACCTGTAaactcataatttttttttacagtttgttCTGTTCATAATTCACTGACCATTTTTTGTGTACTTTTGCTCTGGTTAATCTAAAAAGACTTAGAGAATCACAGAATGGCTACAGCATGGAAGAAGGGTATTCAATCGTTGGGTCTCCATTGGCTCTGTGTAGGAAGGATTCAGCTCGtccactccctttctctcccccttttGTCTGTATATTCTCTCCTTCAGATTCTTATCCAACTCCCTTTGATTGCTACAGTTGAACCTCTCCCCATTGCTACCCCTGGCAGTATAGCACAGgtcctgaccattcactgtgcagCACACTAGTGtagccagtagagccgctgcctcatagcgccagagacctgggatctttcctgacctcgggtcctgtccatgaggagtttgcatgttcttcctgtgaccacatgggtttcttccgggtgctgtgattttcccccacatcccaatgacatgcaagttggtagattaattggccattgtaaattgcctctagtgtgtaggtaagtggtagaatctggggggagttggtgagaataaaaaaatatgggattaatgtagcattagtataagtgagtggttgatggtctgcatggctagtggaccaaagggctgacgtccatgctgtatgtctctatgactcagaAAACACTTCCCTCGTGTCAATTTTGGGTTTTTTTCCACTCACTTCGTTCTATGTCCCTTATTTTTACATATCTCCATCAATGGGAACAGGCTTTCTCTGTCTGCTCTGTTTATACCCTTCATGAGTTTAAATACCTTAGTTAgatctcttcacaacttattctgttccaaggaaaacaatctcagCTTCTCAGTCTATCCtgacttctgcaccttctccaaagctggTCTACCCTTCCTGAAGTGTAGTTTCCAGACTGTAAACAGTGCTTCAGTTGTAGCTGAGCCAGTGTTTTATACAATTTGTCGTGGCTTCCTTGTTCATGTGTTCTATGCTTCTATTCAGTGCttcttttaaccactttctcaacctttcttgccactttcaacaaactgcaCACGTACCCACAAATCTCTCTGTTATTGTACCCCTTTTGGAATTGTGCGCTCTAGCATATTTATCTGCTCCCATTCTTTATGCAAAAATGGAGATTTCATATTTGTCAGCATTAGTTCCAGCATTTACTTTAGAAGTTGATCTTTGGGTTTAGGAAAGGTTGTCACCAGTACTTGATTCTGACAGCCAAACAAATAATTACTTATTTGCTTCAAATTCGTCATGGACTTAGATCTGATCTGTAGAGCACAACAATTATTGCTTCATTTGTGTTTTaagcattttgtttaatttctcagtCAAATATAGAAATTTGTAACATTTGTATCTGCAAATTTATACTTTGAAATGTGATTTTTGTAAGTACAGACTTTATAAGTATTTAAAACCTTGATATAAGTTACAGGCTATAAGATTTAAACTTGTAAGTTCAGTAATTTTGTCAATGAAAATGTGTTCATATTTTTTCAGCTTATTTTTCAATGCAATTTCACTTTACAGGATATATGCACATGAGAGGGTAACTCGTTCTGAAAAGCAATTCCAGTCACTACCAGCAGCTCATCGGAAGCTGCTTCCTAATTTTCTTCCTCATGTGAAAAAATTAAGAGAGTGTATTGAACATAACTATGAAATTCTAAAGGAAATTATAAACAACTGCAATCATATGTTTGAAAATAAAGAATATGGATTCATTGACATGGAGGTaagggaaaaataaaagtaacttTATGAAAACTCAGTTCCATATTGGCTCCAAATAATTGGAATTGCATGCATTTTTAACTGATGCAGTCATCTAGTATTATACAGGTCTAAGTAAATTTATGCATTATTTTGGTACTGTGATCAAAATTACCCTTGGCAAACTAATTGCAATATCTTGGTATAAAAATAGAGTgtactggaggtcaggcagcacctgtggagagagaaacagaattactgtttcaggtcaatgacctgtcaCCAGGACTAGCTGTGATAAAAATGCTAatgaatggtcatcaacctgaaagttTAACTCTGTTTAATtttccacatgtgctgcctgacatgctgagtataactcttcctgattttatttaagattttttgcttcttgcaatattttgttttggtaTTTCTTCCTGACTTGTTCGGTATAATTGTACAATAGTAAAATGGGAATCTCTGTCCTCCACAGTTTGTTAAATATAGGTCATGCAAGACTGTGATATATTTAACTGATACCATCCAAACTCTAAAATTAGATAACAGACTTTAAGTCAAATGCCACAGAGGCAAGATTTCTTATCTCTGAAGCACTTTTGATTCTAATAAAATCACTGATTATTGATTCTTAGTGGGTAAATAGTATAGCATTAAGCTGAAAAGTTGTAAGTTTTAAGGTTCTGATGAGCTAAATGATTTCAACTAGCATGGCAATTAGGATGCTGCACTTGGCCTTTGGATCCCTACATGGACAATGTAAAAATTAACCAGATTGCTCTGATGCTAAATTGTGAGCCCAGCTGGAAAATGAACTTGGATGGATAGTACGTGAGGATGACCAACCTTTGCTATATATTTCTAGACTTAATGTACCATGTTTAAGTGAGATGTCGAGCTGCAGTGCATCAAGGCGAGTTCGGCAAGGTGACATTCTTTCCCCATTCACATCCACTTCCCTACCTTGCATAATAAATGGTACAGCTTGGTAAAGTGAAAGAcagggaaatatggaggttgtcaGGAAAGGAGTGGTTCATGTTTACATTTAAAACCAGCACCTCAAATTAATAAAGCCATTTAAAAAGATGGAATACCCGTGGTTATGATAAAGGGATAGAATATTAAAATTGGGGCATGACAATGAATCTTTCTAAAACCTTAATAAGAACCAAGGTGAAGCATGACATGCAGGTTTGGGCTCCATGAAGCAAATGTGTTGGCATTAAAGGGGATATATTTCACTAGGTGCATAAGGAAATACTTGAAACTTGGGAATATTTTGCTTAAGACAATGGAGGTGAATGAGTGATTCATAGAATCATCTAAAATTATGAAGGTACAGGAGAGTAGGTAGATGTTTTCAGCAATTGTATGCTGTCTGATGAAATATACGATTAAAAGCAAGAAATTTAAAGTTGGATGCATCAGGTGTTCATATACAGAGTAACCATTTAGACTGCCATTATTCTCGGAACCATACCCTCCAAAATGTCTGCCTTTACTTAGAAGACTGTGGATGATTCTCATTCCTGTACATAATCTAGGTTGCCATTTGGTGCAGTACCAAGCAGTGCTACATTATTGCTGTGAATGGTAAGGAATAGTAAGGTAATGTCCAATTTGATATTTTGGGTTAACTAAAAGATCCTATGCCACAATTCGAAGAAGAATCGAGCATTAATTCACTTATCAACAacagtttttatttgtttcttgctTTGGTTCTTGAGGGTACAGAATGCATTGGGTATTTGAAGGAGAGAACAATAGAGATATTGAAAAGCAGGCACAAAAATATAGGAGCAACAACCCACTTGAAAGACATGCAATAGCTGATCAGGCTAATTTTTGATTTGTAACTGCCATTTAATCCTATGCAATTGACATAATGAGCTGGaaaaagtaaacatttcaggaaaagaaatctaaATATTTTGCAGCAGGTCTTAATGGATTATTAATTTCCATGAGCCTTTCTCCCATTTattaataaattattatttttgattATAATAGACTGACATGGGACGATTAAAACCAGCATCTACCTTTGACATGGACAAACTGAAGTCCACCATTAAGCAGTTTGTAAGAGATTGGAGTGAAGATGGCAAGGCTGAGCGGGATGCTTGTTATCAGCCGATCATTGAAGAAATCATAAAGCAATTCCCTCAAGAAGAACGGTATGTTATTGGTTTTACATAACTTGAACTTAAATACAGATGGACATATTTGAGTTGAGAGATAGATTTGAAGAGATtaattaattgtttttgaattggatttttaaaaattaattatagtGTGTTTCAGGTGTTATTCTGGAAGGACACTGTGCTTAAGAAAAGTTTACTTTAGCATGCACAAACCCTTTGAGTGTAACTTCTCTTCTCAGAAGCTCCCTTCTTTCAAACAAGCCACATGGCTAAAAGAACTGAGCATCTTGCTTTCAGTTTATGCAATTTGTTACTTTTGCTAATGTGAGAACTGTCATAGGAACCTTCAGATTTAATGCGTTTTGCTCTCCAAATGAGGAACATTAGCTGTTATCCTATGTATCTGTGATATACATTTGCCTTGCATTGTAAGAATGGGAAATGGACCTACGTTCACCAATCCATGGTATCATGCATAGGTACTAGCTTCATCCAACAGAATAGCATTAACTGAATATGTCTTGATGTTTCTATGTGGACTGATGCACAGTAAATACCAGCTAATTTTTTGTAATGTTTCAAAATTTCCAATCTTATGACCAAAAGTACATTTATTATAATGAGCAAACTGCCACTTCTGTGTATATTGTTGTCACTAACCAGGATTGTATGAGATACTGTATGTGTCAGCCACTTACACAGATAACTATTGGAGCAGAAATTGTCAAACAAAACATTGCCTACTGTATATTTGAAAGCAAGATCAGTAAGGTTAATTGATGCTGTTTGAGATGCAGTGAGGTTAACAAGTTGAAGTACAATCCATGTAAACCATTTGCTATATCCTGTGAAGTGCTAATGATAAATGTTTCATTTAGTCCTTGTACATCTAATTAATTGTTTCATTTTGCTTTGTCAATGTAGCAATCCTGCTGATTTGAACATACTTGTACCAGGAGCAGGACTTGGAAGACTGGCTTGGGAGATTGCTCGACTGGGTTATAGTTGCCAGGGTAATGAATGGAGTCTATATATGCTCTTCTGTTCACATTTTGTACTTAACAGGTAGAGTATGACCTCAGAACTTGAGTCCTGTTTGTTTATAGTGCTTGATTTTAAAGTATTATTctaatttaaaatgattaaacaggattttgtttcagaaacaaaaaaaatatggaAATTGCTGGAATGCATAAGAGTTCATTCAGAATATCTAAAGAGAAAAGATATGCAAAATGTGTGGCCCTTTCATTACAATGCTGCTTGACAATGTTACCATGTGTTTTTTCCTTAAATTTGCTATTGATATAAAGCTGTATGGGAGAGTGAATTGTGAGATGACAAAAATCTGCTAAGAGACATAGGCAAGTTAAGCAAGTGGACAAGAATATGGAGATGGAATATAAAATGGGGAAAAACTGAAGTAGGAAGAATAGAACAAATTTTTATTAAGGTATAAGAAACTAATGACTGTTGGTGTATGGCTCTTGGTTTGCTGATTCATGAAACAAAATAACCCACAAGCAATTAAGTGGTTGGCATCAAAAATAAGGAAATTTTGGTACAATTGTGCAGAATTTTGATGAGACCACAGTATGTGCAAATCTGGTTTCCAAAGCTAAGGAAGGTTGTACTTCCCTTAGAGGCAGTACAATGCAATTTCACTGGATTAATTCCTGGGGTAAGGGTCACCCTTGAAGAAAGAAGGAATAAGTTTGAGTTATATTTACAAAAGGTAAAAAGATGGAGATATGGGAGGATAGATGCTGAGAGTGTGATTTCTCAGAttagagagtctagaactaggggtgaCCATTGAAGactgatgaggaatttctttattcCATATGttaaaaatctttggaattctctgtggtGGAGAGCTGTGGGTACGCAGTGAGAATACTGAACACTTAGAATTTTGGCTACAAAAGGAGTTAAGAGATGTGTGGATCGGGTAGGAGAGTGACCTTAATGTATagcatcagccataatcttattgaattggTGGAGTAACCTCAAGGGGCTGTAATGATGTTCTTCATAGGTTCTTGCTTTGTATTCCCTGATCTCATATTTGTTTCAGGGTACcataatttacaattttttttatatgagTATGCTATATTAAAGTGTTTAATTTAGTttgttaattcactttttttttagatgttcTGGAGTTAATACAATGACAATCTATCCCTGGATCCATCAATTTAGTAACAACAAGCGATCAGCTGATCAGATTCGACCTGTCCATTTTCCTGATGTTGATTCTCATAGTCTTCCCTCTCATGCTAACTTTTCTATGACAGCAGGAGATTTTCAGGAGATATATACAGAACCAAGTAAGCATCACAGTTTTAGATCTTCTGTAAACATTATTATTTGTAGTTTTGGTGTATTTATAACTCAGATGTTTAATAATGAACTGTAAATCAATTGTGTTAAGAAACCTTATAACTTTTTAAACTTGCGGTGTTTTACTGCAGAGCTGGGTATAAAAATTactaattttttaaatatatttaatgcccTGGATCATGTTGGGTCCAACCACTGTCTGCTATCACGACCCACGGTTTCAATGCACAAACACTCACCTAGTCTGGATTTGGAGAATCAAATTCACGGGCCTTCAATATAATTGGGTCCAGTCAGCAACGAGGCCTCGAGTGACaaattattgatattggtttattattgtcacttgtaccgaggtacagtgaaaaacttgtcatgcataccgttcgtacaggtcaattcattacacagtgcagttacattgagttagtacagagtgcatcgaggtagtataggtaaaaaaaacaataacagagtacagagtaaagtgtcaaagctatagggaagtgcattgcaggtagacaataaggtgcaaggtcacaacaagggaaccgttcaatagtcttatcacagtgggatataatctgtccttgagcctggtggtatgtgccctcaggctcctgtaagttctgcctgatgggagaggagagaagagagaatgacccaggtgggagtgatcttgattatgctggctgcctcaccaaggcagcgagaggtatagacagagtccatggaggggaggctggtttctgtgatgcgctgggctatgcccacaactctgtgcagtttcttgcagtcctgggtagagctgatgccataccaagccgtgatgcatccaggtaggatgctttctatggtgcatcgataaaagttggtgtgtcgaaggagacatgccaaattgtGACATGTATCCTTCAGCTTCAAAGGAAAATTGGATTAATACTTGAAGATAAAAATGTTACAAggttatgtgaagagcagaagaatgggaTTAGTTACTTAGTTCCAATATATAAGCAACCAAATGTTGAATCATATTAGAATTGTGAGGAAAAGTCTCAGAAACAATCAGTCAAATTTGTTCACCTGCATGTACATATTGCATAGATGCATTTGGAGACACGTGCTTTTCGAATACATATTTAGGAACTTAATCCGGAAATTATAATCATCCACATGATTATCCATTTCACTGCAATTGGATGCAGAAGTTGAGTGAATGAATCAACAAGTCTACAAACTAGAAATTATGTCAAAAAGTGAAAAATGATTTATGGCTATCTGTCCAGGATGAAATATTGAAGAAGAAATAT encodes:
- the carnmt1 gene encoding carnosine N-methyltransferase isoform X3, which gives rise to MESERHHHCPMEDKEEAKQQEDEEERLEKEHFWKIINAFRYYRIYAHERVTRSEKQFQSLPAAHRKLLPNFLPHVKKLRECIEHNYEILKEIINNCNHMFENKEYGFIDMETDMGRLKPASTFDMDKLKSTIKQFVRDWSEDGKAERDACYQPIIEEIIKQFPQEERNPADLNILVPGAGLGRLAWEIARLGYSCQGNEWSLYMLFCSHFVLNRCSGVNTMTIYPWIHQFSNNKRSADQIRPVHFPDVDSHSLPSHANFSMTAGDFQEIYTEPNAWDCVATCFFIDTAHNVVDYIETIWKILKLGGIWINLEIMITTALIP
- the carnmt1 gene encoding carnosine N-methyltransferase isoform X2; its protein translation is MESERHHHCPMEDKEEAKQQEDEEERLEKEHFWKIINAFRYYRIYAHERVTRSEKQFQSLPAAHRKLLPNFLPHVKKLRECIEHNYEILKEIINNCNHMFENKEYGFIDMETDMGRLKPASTFDMDKLKSTIKQFVRDWSEDGKAERDACYQPIIEEIIKQFPQEERNPADLNILVPGAGLGRLAWEIARLGYSCQGNEWSLYMLFCSHFVLNRCSGVNTMTIYPWIHQFSNNKRSADQIRPVHFPDVDSHSLPSHANFSMTAGDFQEIYTEPNAWDCVATCFFIDTAHNVVDYIETIWKILKLGGIWINLDNTNTSCKVQNLIKKAP
- the carnmt1 gene encoding carnosine N-methyltransferase isoform X1 — translated: MESERHHHCPMEDKEEAKQQEDEEERLEKEHFWKIINAFRYYRIYAHERVTRSEKQFQSLPAAHRKLLPNFLPHVKKLRECIEHNYEILKEIINNCNHMFENKEYGFIDMETDMGRLKPASTFDMDKLKSTIKQFVRDWSEDGKAERDACYQPIIEEIIKQFPQEERNPADLNILVPGAGLGRLAWEIARLGYSCQGNEWSLYMLFCSHFVLNRCSGVNTMTIYPWIHQFSNNKRSADQIRPVHFPDVDSHSLPSHANFSMTAGDFQEIYTEPNAWDCVATCFFIDTAHNVVDYIETIWKILKLGGIWINLGPLLYHFENMANEKSIELSYEDIRHCILQYGFKLEVEKNSVPSTYTENDQSMLKYLYDCVFFVARKPAHAPPLNGFPPVNS